In Coprothermobacter sp., one DNA window encodes the following:
- a CDS encoding BioY family transporter, with protein sequence MRLSTRRVAQLAVMVALLVIGAYVSIPLRPVPITFQSAFVVLTPLLFGSTAYIAVLAYLLLGLIGLPVFAGGAAGMVALSGPTGGFLAGFLLASIVVGALAEHWHWDSWRRDLVLAEGSLVLIYVPGVLWMCRVLLLRGGTAQAALLGLVPIMALDIVKMAVVAVLARPLRSALAEE encoded by the coding sequence GTGAGACTCTCCACCCGGCGTGTCGCGCAGCTTGCCGTCATGGTGGCACTGCTGGTCATCGGCGCCTACGTGAGCATCCCCCTCCGCCCGGTCCCGATCACGTTCCAGAGTGCCTTTGTCGTGCTGACACCACTGCTGTTCGGCAGCACGGCGTACATCGCCGTCCTGGCATACCTGCTGCTTGGACTGATCGGCCTTCCGGTCTTCGCCGGGGGAGCCGCCGGAATGGTCGCCCTCTCAGGACCGACGGGCGGCTTCCTTGCCGGTTTCCTTCTCGCCTCTATCGTCGTCGGCGCTCTTGCCGAGCATTGGCATTGGGACTCCTGGAGGCGCGACCTGGTTCTTGCCGAAGGATCACTTGTCCTCATCTATGTCCCCGGCGTCCTGTGGATGTGCCGCGTTCTCCTGCTGCGAGGGGGCACGGCCCAAGCAGCTCTCCTCGGCCTTGTCCCGATCATGGCCCTCGACATCGTCAAAATGGCCGTGGTCGCCGTCCTTGCGCGTCCACTGCGGTCAGCCTTGGCTGAGGAGTGA
- a CDS encoding DNA mismatch repair protein MutT encodes MTELLPSWARLLPKHFTASGFVLRDGRILLVNHRKHRVWIYPGGHVDQDETPDEACLREIFEETGVHCRIVSPRDETLGEPDVVEVLHVPWMVLCERIPTGVEPEHCHIDFAYVCEPLPGEGAHLTEDTRETEGIGWFTLEEMGSLSLFPDFRRQVTRLMTPKTVG; translated from the coding sequence ATGACGGAACTGCTGCCATCCTGGGCTCGGCTGCTGCCCAAACACTTCACCGCGTCGGGTTTTGTCCTGCGAGATGGTCGCATCCTGCTGGTCAATCACCGTAAACACCGTGTCTGGATCTACCCAGGGGGCCACGTGGACCAGGACGAAACGCCAGACGAAGCATGCCTCCGCGAGATCTTCGAGGAGACTGGCGTGCACTGCCGCATTGTGAGCCCGCGGGACGAGACACTGGGCGAACCAGATGTCGTCGAGGTCTTGCACGTTCCATGGATGGTCCTGTGTGAGCGCATCCCGACCGGCGTCGAACCCGAGCACTGTCACATCGACTTCGCCTACGTCTGCGAGCCCCTGCCCGGCGAAGGGGCGCATCTCACCGAGGACACCCGGGAGACGGAAGGCATCGGATGGTTCACGCTCGAGGAGATGGGTTCACTCAGTCTGTTCCCCGACTTCCGCCGTCAGGTCACCAGACTGATGACCCCCAAGACCGTCGGCTAG
- a CDS encoding amidohydrolase, which yields MLQAPGGMTMEANENMLDIDTYAREAVEHRHYLHAHPEPSFEERETQRYITEQLHSLGLNPSPIARTGVTATVAGTRGPANGKVLLLRADIDALRLTEETGLPFASQNKGVMHACGHDGHTGTLLAVAHWLVDHRDQFGGTVKLLFQPAEEISPGGAEPCVKEGVLQNSDVTFAFGMHLWNALEFGKVGLRAGPLMAEADRFELTVTGKGTHAAAPHLGADPIVAAAQIVTALQTIVSRETNPLESRVVTIGTIDGGSAFNIIPQNVHMTGTLRALSREDAELGAASLRRIVSHTAQALGTTAEIDYEFGYPPVINSLESIAFLRPLLQQAAGEDNIVEPEITMGGEDFAYYLQQVPGAFVFVGTRNAAKGLTAPHHNPKFTFDEDIFPIALSVFVAVVRGYLS from the coding sequence ATGTTGCAGGCCCCAGGAGGAATGACCATGGAAGCAAACGAGAACATGCTCGACATCGACACGTACGCCAGAGAAGCGGTGGAGCACCGTCACTATCTGCACGCCCATCCCGAACCTTCGTTCGAGGAACGGGAGACACAGAGGTACATCACCGAGCAGTTGCACAGCCTGGGTTTGAATCCATCGCCCATAGCGAGAACCGGGGTCACGGCGACCGTCGCCGGAACGCGCGGTCCCGCGAATGGCAAGGTCCTCCTGCTGCGCGCCGACATCGACGCCCTGCGGCTGACCGAGGAAACCGGTCTGCCATTTGCCTCACAGAACAAGGGTGTGATGCACGCCTGCGGCCATGACGGCCATACCGGGACACTGCTCGCCGTCGCACACTGGCTGGTCGACCACCGCGACCAGTTCGGCGGGACGGTCAAGCTGCTCTTTCAACCAGCAGAGGAGATCTCCCCCGGCGGTGCGGAGCCATGTGTCAAGGAGGGTGTCCTCCAGAACTCGGACGTCACCTTCGCCTTCGGGATGCATCTGTGGAACGCGCTCGAGTTTGGCAAGGTCGGTCTGCGCGCAGGGCCTCTCATGGCGGAAGCCGACCGGTTCGAGCTGACGGTCACCGGCAAGGGCACACACGCCGCGGCGCCCCACCTCGGCGCGGACCCAATCGTGGCTGCCGCCCAGATTGTCACCGCCCTCCAGACGATCGTTTCACGCGAGACCAATCCTCTCGAATCGCGTGTGGTGACCATCGGCACCATCGACGGCGGCTCTGCATTCAACATCATCCCCCAGAACGTTCACATGACCGGCACCCTGCGCGCACTGTCGCGGGAAGACGCCGAACTCGGCGCCGCCAGTCTGCGCCGTATCGTCAGTCATACGGCCCAGGCTCTCGGAACGACTGCTGAAATCGACTACGAATTCGGGTATCCCCCGGTCATCAATAGCCTTGAATCCATCGCGTTCCTGCGCCCACTCCTCCAGCAGGCTGCCGGCGAGGACAACATCGTCGAACCTGAGATCACCATGGGCGGAGAGGACTTCGCCTACTATCTCCAGCAGGTGCCCGGGGCGTTTGTCTTCGTCGGGACGAGAAACGCGGCAAAGGGTCTCACTGCTCCGCACCACAATCCAAAGTTCACGTTCGACGAAGACATCTTCCCGATCGCGCTGTCGGTCTTCGTGGCCGTTGTGAGGGGATACCTTTCGTGA